The DNA segment CGGTTACTGTTAGTACAAAATTGCCCTCACCAAGTACTTTATGTACCTTCTCGTATTTCGTTATAATACCCAGTTTTGCTCTTTCTGCCATTCCTTTTGCTAATCCGGATAAACCATCACTTGCTTTAGAGTTATGGTTTATGTATCTGTCGCCATCAAAGAACTTTGCCAACTCTCCCATTCCCTGGCCGGAGACCAAAATGCTCATTGCATTTTTTACCAACGTTTTATTTTCCTCGGTCTTATTCAAATCAGCAATTGCTGTTGGTCCATCGGTCATTGTATGGCCACCGGGGTTTGCATTTTCAGGTTTCTCCTGTAAGTTGTCCCAATGTTCTACAATCTTTCCATCTTCAAAACGAAAAATATCAAAGCCGATCTTAGGGCCAAAGAAATTATATTCAGTATGCACAAAAACAAATGGCCCATCTTCAAAAACCCGTACTGTATTCACTTTTGCTGATTTAGGGGGAAGCTGCTGTAACAATTTGCCAAAGCCTGCCAACCCATCTTCCGCTGCTAAATTGTGCTGAATGTATTTGTGAGGATTGATGTAACCTACAGGTTCCGTTGCTCCTGTTTCAATTGACTTTAAAAGGTCAACTACTTTTTGTTTGTTTCCCATCTGATTTAAGTTTTTTGTTGTTGAAACGGATTTTCTTGTGGTCGTGCAGGCAGCTAAACAAACTATTATTATCACAGCTGCACTTATTAGTATATTCTTCACGTTGTTGATGTTTAATTACAACGCAAAGATGCCATGGTAATGAAGGATGGAAAAGGTAGAAATGGTCCTTTGAATGATACTTTTAGTCCAACCTGAGATTCTCCCGAAATTCAGTAGGCGTCGTCAGGGCGTGTTTTTTGAAGTATTTAATAAAGTTAGTCGGCTCTTCAAAACCCAAAGAAAAGCCAACCTCTTTTATGCTTTCGTTGGTATGTGCCAATAGTCTTTTGGCTTCCAGCATTATTCTGTCATCAATTATTTCTTTTGGTGTTTTACCCAAAACCTTTGTTGTAGCCTGGTTAAGGCGTTTCTCTGTAATAAGGATCTGTCTGGCATAATAACTGACCTGTTTTTGCTCTTTATAATGTGCTTCCAAAAGGTCTTTAAACAACATTACATAATCAAGGTCAGCACCTTTTTTAATTTCAGTAAATCCTTGTGTTCGCCTTATTCTTTCTGCATGCAAAAGGAAATTATGCAGCAGGTTTTGTAAGATGTCTTCCTGAAAATTGTCTTTTGTGTGATTGAGCTCCCCGATCATTTGCTGCACTAAACCGGCAAACAATTGTATTTGCTTTTGAACCTGTATTTGCGACACTGAAAGCAGGTCGTTAAACAAAATAGTATTCCTCAAATACCTGGTGTCTATTTCTGTTTGACAGTAAAAGCTATCGGTAAACAGGATAGAAATACCTTCAAAAGGTGTTTTGTCGGCCAATTGTTTTACCACGTCTTTATTTAAAAACAAAACAGTGTTTGGCTGTATATGGACAGCTTTAAAGTCGACCCAAAGTGTTGGATTGCCATTTTGAAACCAAATTATTTGATAGAACCCGGTGCGGTGTACGGTGGTTAGGATGTCGAAGTTTCGTTTGTAGAATTTAGACAAGTCCACAATTTCAAATTCTTGTGGAAGTCCTTTTTTGAAGTTGTATGTTTTGATTTCTGTAGTCATTCGCAGGTTGCTTCTACAATTACCGCTATCACAGCAATATATATAACTTTTTGCACCTGCTTAGATTATTCCGGAACATTAAACAGAAAGATAGCGCTTCGCTGTACCCGCCCACGTAACCATGGAACGGGCTTACCAACAAAAAAGCCGCCTGGTTAATAACCGGCGGCTTTCTACTGGGCGAGTGCAATATGCTACTATGTAAATCGGTATCCCAATGTTTTACCTGACCTGCAACTTCTGGCTGGTCACTGTGTAGGTACTGGTATTTGTCAGTTCTACCACATACATCCCACGCTTAAGGTCACTTATTCCGACGCCGCTACCACCAGCATTGTTGATTACTTTGACCACCCTGCCCGACATATCAACAATCCGGATGGTCATGGTTGCCTGGTTCGCCCAGGCAATATACACAGTACCTGTGCTGGATGCGGGCTGCGGATAAATGGCGATGCCATCATTGCTTTTTCCGATCGTTACCGGAACAATGGTACTTAGCCGGTAACTACCGGTTTGCTTAACTGCCTTTATCCGGTAATACACACGGTTGGTTGTATAGCCCATCATTGATGGGTACAACAGGTCGTTGTACTTATAAGTTCTGGACTGGTTCACCGCTGTGACAGTTGCTTTATGAATCGTTTCAAAAGTGGTCCCGTTGGTGCTTTTCTGCACTTCATAATACAGTACATCCGACTCGTCATCCACGGTCCAGGAAACAGCTACTTCATCAGTGTTTACTCTGGCCACCAGATCAATCCGGCTTAATGCCAGCAGTACGTCGGGACAGGCGATCGCATTGGCGCCCGTGAAAGGGATCGTTTCCAAAACAATATCGTCAATGTAATAATCATTGCCACTGTTGTTGCTGAGCCCATTAGCCATATAAACAATTACATCCCGGCCCATGCTGGCGCAGGAGGCAGGAAAGGTAAATTCGTACACGATCTGCTGCCAGCTTCCGGCGGAACCAAAAAAGGGAGAAGTATACGATCCCAAGATATCGGCATCTTCCGGATCAAGGAGCTGCATAGACACCATCGAGGAAGGATTCACGAGGTACATCCAGGCCGATAAACGGTACGTGTTACCGGGAGTCAGGGTGGCTGTCCGGCGATAGAAACCGTCCAGGATGGTTCCTGCATTAATTGCCAGCACAGCTCCATTCAGGTCACCTGTATGGTCTGCATTGCCATTGGGCGTAGCAGGATTGTTGGCGCCACCCCAGGTGTTACCGATGGGTTCGGGTCCGGTCCAGAACCACCAGCCGGGTACAGGCCATGCGTCGCGTATATTGGCCGGAGCAATCACTGCATAGCAATTGTTTTCTATCTGTTTTTGGTTGGTGGTGCCATTGGGATCTGCCCAGGTATAAGAGCCAGAAGGCATATATGGCGAAGTTTGCCGGGTAGTTGTCTGGCCGAAGGTTTCATTAAAAACGACCTGCGCAGAACTTTGTAAAACAATACCTACCAACAAAAGGGTAAGCGTAACGGATAAACGGGTACGGATCATCACTTGCAATTTGGGCACCAATCAGCATATATGCTGCCAGAATCTAATACATTAAAAACCATATAAGTAAAAGTTTGCACTTATCTCAAATGCTCCCTTTTTTGGAAAGAAAGTCCCTGTTAGAGAAAATGACTGGCAAACTCAATCACGCCGGAAAAAGGGCAAAGAATGTTAACTAAGCAGTAAGCAAATAGATTATGCAGAATAAAAATGTATTCTGTACGGCCTGATAGCTAATTTTAGGTAAAGACCCGCCAATGAAAAAAGAAAACAACCCTGAAATTAAAAACGGATCCCT comes from the Paraflavitalea devenefica genome and includes:
- a CDS encoding nuclear transport factor 2 family protein, with protein sequence MKNILISAAVIIIVCLAACTTTRKSVSTTKNLNQMGNKQKVVDLLKSIETGATEPVGYINPHKYIQHNLAAEDGLAGFGKLLQQLPPKSAKVNTVRVFEDGPFVFVHTEYNFFGPKIGFDIFRFEDGKIVEHWDNLQEKPENANPGGHTMTDGPTAIADLNKTEENKTLVKNAMSILVSGQGMGELAKFFDGDRYINHNSKASDGLSGLAKGMAERAKLGIITKYEKVHKVLGEGNFVLTVTEGSISGKPTSFYDLFRVENGKIAEHWDVVQEIPAREDWKNNNGKF
- a CDS encoding AraC family transcriptional regulator, with translation MTTEIKTYNFKKGLPQEFEIVDLSKFYKRNFDILTTVHRTGFYQIIWFQNGNPTLWVDFKAVHIQPNTVLFLNKDVVKQLADKTPFEGISILFTDSFYCQTEIDTRYLRNTILFNDLLSVSQIQVQKQIQLFAGLVQQMIGELNHTKDNFQEDILQNLLHNFLLHAERIRRTQGFTEIKKGADLDYVMLFKDLLEAHYKEQKQVSYYARQILITEKRLNQATTKVLGKTPKEIIDDRIMLEAKRLLAHTNESIKEVGFSLGFEEPTNFIKYFKKHALTTPTEFRENLRLD
- a CDS encoding T9SS type A sorting domain-containing protein; this encodes MIRTRLSVTLTLLLVGIVLQSSAQVVFNETFGQTTTRQTSPYMPSGSYTWADPNGTTNQKQIENNCYAVIAPANIRDAWPVPGWWFWTGPEPIGNTWGGANNPATPNGNADHTGDLNGAVLAINAGTILDGFYRRTATLTPGNTYRLSAWMYLVNPSSMVSMQLLDPEDADILGSYTSPFFGSAGSWQQIVYEFTFPASCASMGRDVIVYMANGLSNNSGNDYYIDDIVLETIPFTGANAIACPDVLLALSRIDLVARVNTDEVAVSWTVDDESDVLYYEVQKSTNGTTFETIHKATVTAVNQSRTYKYNDLLYPSMMGYTTNRVYYRIKAVKQTGSYRLSTIVPVTIGKSNDGIAIYPQPASSTGTVYIAWANQATMTIRIVDMSGRVVKVINNAGGSGVGISDLKRGMYVVELTNTSTYTVTSQKLQVR